A portion of the Meriones unguiculatus strain TT.TT164.6M chromosome 14, Bangor_MerUng_6.1, whole genome shotgun sequence genome contains these proteins:
- the LOC110544114 gene encoding vomeronasal type-1 receptor 4-like, which produces MHSRTLTIGIMFLSQSTVGILGNISLLSHYLIIYYKEHTLKPTDLILTHLIIANSLIMLSKGVPLTMAAFGMKQFFNDFLCKLLFCIERLGRSMSMGTTCILSVYQAISISPINSCWKNLKVKTSNNIGLFISLCWVLYITLNLIFPVLVHITRIHKNTTEKRDYFYCSSLGRDKTVESLYAALLVCPEVLISLLIIWSSGSMIAFLYRHKQHIQHIRSTRVYLRTSPESRATQSILVLVSTFVAFYSLSSILHGFIAVLYEPGWWLVNITAIISLCFPTLGPFLMSHDFLVLRFCLC; this is translated from the coding sequence ATGCACTCAAGAACTTTGACAATAGGAATAATGTTCTTATCACAAAGCACAGTTGGAATTCTGGGAAAcatctctcttctttcccactACCTAATTATTTACTATAAGGAACATACATTGAAGCCTACAGATTTAATCCTCACACATCTGATCATAGCCAACTCCTTGATAATGCTCTCTAAAGGTGTGCCCCTCACAATGGCAGCTTTCGGGATGAAACagttcttcaatgattttctgTGCAAACTTCTTTTTTGTATCGAAAGACTTGGAAGAAGCATGTCTATGGGCACTACCTGCATCTTGAGTGTCTACCAAGCCATCAGCATCAGCCCAATAAATTCCTGTTGGAAGAACCTTAAAGTCAAAACTTCAAACAACATTGGCCTGTTTATTTCTCTCTGCTGGGTCCTGTATATTACCCTAAATCTTATTTTCCCTGTGCTTGTGCATATCACAAGAATTCataaaaatacaacagaaaaacgagattatttttattgctcCAGCTTGGGTCGTGATAAAACTGTAGAATCACTGTATGCAGCATTATTGGTATGCCCTGAAGTCTTGATTTCTCTGCTCATCATCTGGTCCAGTGGCTCCATGATTGCCTTTCTATACAGACACAAGCAGCACATTCAACACATCCGGAGCACCCGTGTTTACCTCAGAACATCCCCTGAGTCTAGAGCCACCCAGAGCATCCTGGTTCTGGTGTCTACTTTTGTAGCTTTTTATTCCCTATCCTCCATATTACatggttttattgctgttttatATGAGCCCGGTTGGTGGTTGGTAAATATCACAGctatcatttctctgtgttttcccacTTTGGGTCCTTTTCTTATGAGTCATGACTTCCTTGTACTCAGATTCTGCTTATGCTGA